A single region of the Candidatus Methanomethylicota archaeon genome encodes:
- a CDS encoding bifunctional hydroxymethylpyrimidine kinase/phosphomethylpyrimidine kinase, with protein MKIPTVLTIAGSDSGGGAGIEADLKTFAAIGVHGAVAITAITAQNTTGVFGIHEIPPEMVRLQIEVVHNDIGIDFAKTGMLFSEAIINEVSEVIKKLGIKVVVDPVMIAKSGAPLLLPEAMNALKEKLIPLAEVVTPNLNEAEALTKIKINTIEDSIKAGKAILDLGPRAVIVKGGHLKGDAVDVLCTKEGVIKILGSPRIESITTHGTGCTFSAAMAAYLALGFSIEEAFSEAKKFVTNAIKYGLKIGKGVGPVEPMSNLRIDAERYRVLSKMNDALCLLESAPQLSKLTPECQINLVMALPYPFADSFEMVCGIPGRITNVGGKLRPSSCPAFGASKHLASLILTVMEYDSNVRSAMNVKYSKEVIDTCKKLGWTIGYYDRSKEPEDIKAKEGATIPWGTREAIKSTGKVPDIIYHTGDYGKEPMVVILGKDPVETVLKAIKLANSLT; from the coding sequence TTGAAAATACCTACTGTTTTAACAATTGCAGGATCAGATTCTGGTGGAGGAGCAGGAATAGAAGCTGATCTAAAAACTTTTGCTGCAATTGGTGTACATGGTGCTGTTGCTATTACTGCTATTACTGCACAAAATACTACAGGAGTTTTTGGAATACATGAAATACCACCAGAAATGGTTCGTCTTCAAATAGAAGTCGTACATAACGATATTGGTATTGATTTTGCAAAAACTGGTATGTTATTTTCAGAAGCCATAATAAATGAAGTATCTGAAGTAATAAAAAAACTTGGAATTAAAGTTGTTGTAGATCCTGTAATGATAGCAAAATCAGGTGCTCCATTATTATTGCCAGAAGCAATGAATGCACTTAAAGAAAAATTAATCCCATTAGCTGAAGTAGTAACACCAAATTTAAATGAAGCTGAAGCTTTAACTAAAATTAAAATTAATACTATTGAAGATTCTATAAAAGCAGGAAAAGCTATTTTGGATTTAGGACCAAGAGCTGTTATTGTTAAAGGTGGACATTTAAAAGGTGATGCTGTAGATGTTCTATGTACTAAAGAAGGAGTAATTAAGATTTTAGGCAGCCCTAGAATAGAATCTATTACAACTCATGGTACTGGGTGTACTTTTTCAGCAGCCATGGCTGCTTATCTTGCTTTAGGTTTTTCAATTGAAGAAGCTTTTTCTGAAGCAAAAAAATTTGTTACAAATGCTATTAAGTATGGTTTAAAGATTGGAAAAGGTGTAGGTCCAGTAGAACCTATGAGTAATTTAAGAATTGATGCAGAACGTTATAGAGTACTTTCAAAAATGAATGATGCTTTATGTTTACTAGAATCTGCACCCCAACTTTCTAAACTAACTCCTGAATGTCAAATAAATTTAGTAATGGCTCTTCCATATCCATTTGCAGATAGTTTCGAAATGGTTTGTGGTATTCCTGGAAGAATTACTAATGTTGGTGGAAAATTACGCCCTTCTTCTTGTCCAGCTTTTGGAGCTTCAAAACATTTGGCTAGTTTAATATTAACAGTAATGGAATATGATTCAAATGTAAGATCAGCTATGAATGTTAAATATTCAAAAGAAGTAATTGATACTTGTAAAAAATTAGGATGGACTATAGGATATTATGATAGATCAAAAGAACCTGAAGATATAAAAGCTAAAGAAGGAGCGACAATTCCATGGGGTACAAGAGAAGCAATAAAGTCTACTGGAAAAGTTCCTGATATTATATATCATACTGGAGATTATGGAAAAGAACCTATGGTAGTAATATTAGGAAAAGATCCAGTAGAAACAGTATTAAAAGCTATTAAATTAGCTAATTCTTTAACTTAA
- a CDS encoding thiamine-phosphate synthase family protein produces the protein MNPPCEIVVRKFLPVLRVLVAKELSQTYNWPQTKIADRLGVTQAAVSGYLSQDESTLVSPPFDLEELKTIARSIAAEINMRKKGQIDTIYEVCKICLNLRKGGIICHAHKIKIPNLVEERCSICMQLHIGVAIDVMDLRRKVINELKSALELIETTQEFSIILPEVFSNIVMAIDGAKTISDIAGIPGRIVRFRGKAKALLEPEFGVSGHLGKVLLKVMKINPELRAAINICYNKYVKIAIERLGLKTYVLKRDPTSRGDEKTLLDFIDDLAKKNVGWVDAIIDEGGFGIEPNTYLFGTSAIEVADRAVRIARMVSIMKKNNMV, from the coding sequence TTGAATCCACCTTGTGAAATTGTCGTAAGAAAATTTTTGCCAGTACTAAGAGTTTTAGTAGCAAAAGAATTAAGCCAAACCTATAATTGGCCACAAACAAAAATTGCTGATAGATTAGGAGTTACTCAAGCAGCAGTAAGTGGATATTTAAGTCAAGATGAGAGTACTTTAGTTAGCCCACCTTTTGATTTAGAAGAATTAAAAACAATTGCAAGAAGTATTGCAGCTGAAATTAATATGAGAAAAAAAGGACAAATTGATACAATTTATGAAGTTTGTAAGATTTGTTTAAATCTTAGAAAAGGCGGGATTATATGTCATGCACATAAAATTAAAATTCCCAATTTAGTAGAAGAAAGATGTAGTATTTGTATGCAACTTCATATAGGCGTAGCTATAGATGTAATGGATTTAAGACGTAAAGTAATTAATGAATTAAAATCAGCTTTAGAATTGATAGAAACCACTCAAGAATTTTCTATAATATTACCAGAAGTTTTCTCAAATATTGTTATGGCTATAGATGGTGCAAAAACTATATCAGATATAGCAGGTATTCCTGGAAGAATTGTTAGATTTAGAGGAAAGGCTAAAGCTCTACTTGAACCTGAGTTTGGAGTTTCTGGTCATCTTGGAAAAGTCTTACTTAAAGTAATGAAAATTAATCCAGAATTACGTGCTGCAATTAATATATGCTATAATAAATACGTAAAGATCGCAATAGAAAGATTAGGCTTAAAAACATATGTTTTAAAAAGAGACCCAACTTCAAGAGGAGATGAAAAAACATTATTAGATTTTATAGATGATTTAGCTAAGAAAAATGTAGGATGGGTAGATGCTATAATTGATGAAGGAGGATTTGGAATAGAACCAAATACTTATCTATTTGGAACAAGTGCAATTGAAGTAGCTGATAGAGCAGTAAGAATTGCAAGAATGGTAAGCATAATGAAAAAAAATAATATGGTGTAA
- a CDS encoding 50S ribosome-binding GTPase, translated as MPTNLPPQARAAEKKYMEAKTLQEKIKYLQEFLSLIPEHKGTEKMRGYLRRRLAQLKKELEEQKKKKTGGGGTSFSIKKEGAAQVVILGLTGCGKSSLITKLTNAKSEISNHPFTTKEPIPGMMQYEDIQFQLIDTPAIYEGVQNGKWGTKLLSLVRNSDGLIILLDSSDPITQYNIILNELKNAGIIIEKKTNRVDIELTNGGGIQIKCMGRISCKIEEVKELFKERGIRNAIVKIWGEVELDDFIEAIEQTKVYKPTLILINKIELNPCAVEEFKKITGKNAIGISVNTGEGLSKIGEALFSILGIMRIYTKEPNGEVAKKPLIVPIGTKVIEIAKIVHSHLYKNFKYARVWGKSVNYDGEKVGADHILLDKDIVEIRIK; from the coding sequence ATGCCTACAAATCTTCCTCCTCAAGCAAGAGCTGCTGAAAAAAAATACATGGAAGCAAAAACTCTACAAGAAAAAATAAAGTATTTACAAGAATTTCTTTCACTTATTCCTGAACATAAAGGAACAGAAAAAATGAGGGGCTATCTCCGAAGAAGATTAGCTCAATTAAAAAAAGAGCTTGAAGAACAAAAAAAGAAAAAAACAGGTGGAGGGGGGACTAGCTTTTCTATAAAAAAAGAGGGGGCTGCTCAAGTAGTAATATTAGGATTAACTGGTTGTGGTAAAAGTTCATTAATTACAAAATTAACAAATGCTAAATCTGAAATTTCTAATCATCCATTTACAACAAAAGAACCTATTCCTGGAATGATGCAATACGAAGACATTCAATTTCAATTAATAGACACTCCTGCTATTTATGAAGGAGTACAAAATGGGAAATGGGGAACAAAGTTATTGAGTTTAGTAAGAAATTCTGATGGTTTAATTATATTATTAGATAGTAGCGATCCAATAACTCAGTATAATATTATACTAAATGAATTAAAAAATGCAGGAATAATAATTGAAAAAAAGACAAATAGAGTAGACATTGAATTAACAAATGGAGGAGGAATTCAAATAAAATGCATGGGAAGAATCTCTTGTAAAATTGAAGAAGTAAAAGAATTATTTAAAGAAAGAGGAATAAGAAATGCTATAGTAAAAATTTGGGGAGAAGTTGAACTTGATGATTTTATAGAAGCAATTGAACAAACAAAAGTCTATAAGCCCACATTAATTTTAATAAATAAAATTGAGTTAAATCCATGTGCTGTAGAAGAATTTAAAAAAATTACTGGAAAAAATGCTATAGGTATTTCAGTAAATACAGGAGAGGGATTATCAAAAATAGGAGAAGCATTATTTAGTATTCTTGGAATTATGAGAATATATACAAAAGAACCTAATGGAGAAGTTGCAAAAAAACCACTCATAGTGCCTATAGGAACAAAAGTTATAGAAATTGCAAAAATTGTTCACTCTCATTTATACAAGAATTTTAAATATGCCAGAGTATGGGGAAAATCTGTTAATTATGATGGAGAAAAAGTTGGTGCTGATCATATACTTTTAGATAAAGATATTGTAGAAATAAGAATAAAGTAA
- a CDS encoding methanogenesis marker 15 protein: MPVRIAQISCGTEYSGIQKEIEKAAEMVGGRIIIPEIDLKDINEAEEELGFHAVSNGLKIMMARAKAIVEKRVEVDGAFLATCFRCAEGALVRSIIRRYIQSKSKIPVVTYSFTERTKAGTLLLRMEALVNIVSKKPLFARTKQEGITAGIDSGSTTTKAVVMKDNEIIGIGWLPTTSVLESGKKALEIALKEAKLSIDKLEAIGVTGYGRRILKEYYNAQLSMEEVSTCSKGALYLCNKQQGDATVIDIGGMDNKAITLYDSIPDSFTVGGVCAGASGRFLETSAKRLGITLDEFGELALRGDYRNVSMNAYCIVFGLQDLVAALASGAKIEDVAAAACYSVAEQVFEQQLQEIDIRYPIIQVGSTALIKGLVKAMSNILSTDVIVPEKPNLIGAVGVALMVSGMKELER; the protein is encoded by the coding sequence ATGCCAGTAAGAATTGCACAAATATCGTGTGGAACTGAATATAGTGGTATACAAAAAGAAATAGAAAAAGCTGCTGAAATGGTTGGAGGAAGAATAATAATACCTGAAATAGATTTAAAAGATATAAATGAGGCAGAAGAAGAATTAGGATTTCATGCAGTTAGTAATGGATTGAAAATAATGATGGCAAGAGCAAAAGCTATTGTAGAAAAAAGAGTAGAAGTAGATGGAGCTTTTTTAGCTACATGTTTTAGATGTGCTGAAGGAGCTTTAGTAAGGAGTATTATTAGAAGATATATTCAAAGTAAAAGCAAAATTCCAGTAGTAACATATTCTTTTACTGAAAGAACTAAAGCAGGAACTCTTTTATTGAGAATGGAAGCATTGGTGAACATAGTTAGTAAAAAACCACTTTTTGCAAGAACAAAACAAGAAGGTATTACAGCAGGCATAGATTCAGGATCAACAACAACAAAAGCTGTAGTTATGAAAGATAATGAAATTATTGGTATTGGATGGTTGCCAACAACAAGTGTTTTAGAAAGTGGTAAAAAAGCACTTGAAATTGCATTAAAAGAAGCAAAATTAAGTATTGATAAATTAGAAGCCATAGGTGTTACAGGTTATGGAAGAAGAATATTAAAAGAATATTATAATGCACAACTTTCAATGGAAGAAGTTTCCACATGTTCAAAAGGAGCATTATATCTATGTAACAAGCAACAAGGAGATGCTACAGTAATAGACATAGGAGGTATGGATAATAAAGCTATTACACTTTATGATAGTATACCAGATAGTTTTACAGTTGGAGGAGTTTGTGCTGGAGCTTCTGGTAGATTTCTAGAGACAAGTGCAAAAAGATTAGGAATAACTCTTGATGAATTTGGAGAATTAGCACTTAGAGGAGATTATAGAAATGTATCAATGAATGCATATTGTATAGTTTTTGGTCTTCAAGACTTAGTTGCAGCATTAGCTAGTGGAGCAAAAATAGAGGATGTTGCAGCTGCAGCATGTTATAGTGTAGCTGAACAAGTTTTTGAACAACAACTTCAAGAAATTGATATAAGATATCCAATAATTCAAGTAGGATCTACAGCACTTATAAAAGGTCTTGTAAAAGCTATGTCTAATATTTTAAGTACAGATGTTATAGTTCCAGAAAAACCTAATTTAATAGGAGCTGTTGGAGTTGCATTAATGGTTTCGGGTATGAAAGAACTTGAAAGGTGA
- a CDS encoding YcaO-related McrA-glycine thioamidation protein — translation MILKSIKKICKEGTHRAKDFNETLLFLENIYHKAGITRIADITGLDIIGIPVFTSIRPTAAEGAITVYNGKGHTPEVAKISAIMEGIERYSAEPDYSKIIKGSYEELSKSYEILNPNELILPYYRQYFFHEEIEWVFGFSLIKNKEILVPAEAVFHPYRRNNQLFRTNTNGLAAGNVIEEAILHALLEVIERDAWSLYEIGITKSKDVEIDSNGLVKELLKKFEKASISVYIKEITSDIEITTIAVALDDEKTKDPALLSLGIGCHLVPEIALIRALTEAAQSRLTTIHGTREDTYRAGFARIIGYERMKRLNKKWFEKSEEKVRLSEMKCFDSSDFLDDINYILNKLRKVGLNEVIVVDLTKKEIEVPVVRVIVPGLEVYALDKDRIGRRCKRKK, via the coding sequence GTGATTTTAAAATCGATTAAGAAAATTTGTAAAGAAGGAACACATAGAGCTAAAGATTTCAATGAAACTTTACTTTTTTTAGAAAATATTTATCATAAAGCAGGAATAACAAGAATAGCAGATATAACTGGACTTGATATTATAGGAATACCAGTATTTACTTCTATTAGACCTACTGCTGCTGAAGGAGCAATAACTGTCTATAATGGAAAAGGTCATACACCTGAAGTTGCTAAAATTTCAGCAATAATGGAAGGTATTGAAAGATATTCAGCTGAACCAGATTATTCAAAGATTATAAAAGGAAGTTATGAAGAATTATCTAAATCATATGAAATTTTAAACCCTAATGAATTAATATTACCATACTATAGACAATATTTTTTTCATGAGGAAATAGAATGGGTATTTGGCTTTTCATTAATAAAAAATAAAGAAATTTTAGTACCTGCTGAAGCTGTTTTTCATCCATATAGAAGAAATAATCAATTATTTAGAACAAATACTAATGGACTTGCTGCAGGAAATGTTATTGAAGAAGCCATATTACATGCATTATTGGAAGTTATAGAAAGAGATGCATGGTCTTTATATGAAATAGGAATTACAAAATCTAAAGATGTAGAAATAGATTCGAATGGACTAGTAAAAGAATTATTAAAAAAATTTGAAAAAGCTTCTATAAGCGTATACATAAAAGAAATAACTTCAGATATAGAAATTACAACAATAGCAGTAGCACTAGATGATGAAAAAACAAAAGATCCAGCATTACTTTCACTTGGTATAGGCTGTCACTTAGTTCCTGAAATAGCACTTATAAGAGCTTTAACTGAAGCTGCACAAAGTAGACTAACAACAATACATGGAACAAGAGAAGATACTTATAGAGCTGGTTTTGCAAGAATAATAGGATATGAAAGAATGAAAAGATTAAATAAAAAATGGTTTGAAAAATCTGAGGAAAAAGTAAGATTAAGTGAAATGAAATGTTTTGATAGTTCAGATTTTCTAGATGATATAAATTATATTCTAAATAAGTTAAGAAAAGTAGGATTAAATGAAGTCATTGTAGTTGATTTAACTAAAAAAGAAATTGAAGTACCTGTTGTTAGAGTAATAGTTCCAGGATTAGAGGTATATGCATTAGATAAAGATAGAATAGGAAGACGTTGTAAGAGGAAAAAATAA
- a CDS encoding TfuA-related McrA-glycine thioamidation protein, with amino-acid sequence MKIIVFLGPSLPLNEAKNIISVEYRPPAGRGDVLKAMDEGAKIIGLIDGVFYQRAAVSHREILSAIKNGVMVIGGGSIGAIRASELDIYGMIGVGEIYKWYKQGKIIGDDEVAVAFHPITYQPISEALVNIRATLDFIKNMGKISEEEVNLILRIAKETPFYLRSYNRILQKAILELGKERVKEIAELVNYNKIDQKKLDSIEVLKKIKSII; translated from the coding sequence ATGAAAATTATAGTATTTTTAGGTCCAAGCTTACCATTAAATGAAGCTAAAAATATAATTTCAGTAGAATATAGACCTCCAGCAGGTAGAGGAGATGTTTTGAAGGCTATGGATGAAGGAGCAAAAATTATTGGATTAATTGATGGAGTTTTTTACCAAAGAGCTGCAGTATCACATAGAGAAATTTTAAGTGCTATTAAAAATGGAGTCATGGTTATTGGAGGAGGAAGTATTGGAGCAATAAGAGCAAGTGAATTAGACATTTATGGAATGATAGGTGTTGGTGAAATTTATAAATGGTATAAACAAGGAAAAATTATTGGTGATGATGAAGTAGCTGTAGCCTTTCATCCAATAACATATCAACCAATTTCAGAAGCATTAGTTAATATTAGAGCAACTCTTGATTTCATTAAAAATATGGGAAAAATTTCTGAAGAAGAAGTTAATTTAATTTTGCGAATTGCAAAAGAGACGCCCTTCTACTTAAGAAGTTATAATAGGATATTACAAAAAGCAATTCTTGAATTAGGAAAAGAAAGAGTAAAAGAAATTGCAGAATTAGTAAATTACAATAAAATAGATCAAAAAAAATTGGATTCTATTGAAGTATTAAAAAAAATAAAGAGTATCATTTAA
- the atwA gene encoding methyl coenzyme M reductase system, component A2, producing the protein MTEPFIILDNVSKKFGNNYVLKNISFIINEGDCIGILGKSGSGKSVLISMIKGLNNYEPTSGKIIYRIAYCKLCGFVERPSKAGERCPNCKNNLELIEVDFWNEKTIAQHIKKRVAIMFQRTFALYGNLTVYENIVEAFGRRWKEENAEITKKALKLIEKMGLSHRLIHIARDLSGGEKQRVVLARQLAIDPILLLADEPTGTLDPSSTKMIYDVLNEIKEQKITMIITSHLTETIEALSNKAILLNHGKIEAVGEPKEIIKIFLSEGLEEIKEEKTLVEDVILKVENVKKYFFSIDRGIVKALDGVSFEVLKGQIFGIVGVSGAGKTTLSRIIAGLTTPTSGKVLIKIGDEWVDMSEPGIMGRGRATNYIGILHQEYSLYPYRTILENLTDAIGLELPDEFAKFKALMTLKAVGFEEDYAESLLNKYPDELSEGERHRIALSQVLIKEPLLVILDEPTGTIDQVTQKYIIKSIKNARKELKQTFIIISHDVNFVIKTCDEAILLRNGNIIAKGPTTEVVKHLLPEEKLSNA; encoded by the coding sequence ATGACAGAACCATTCATTATATTAGACAATGTTTCTAAAAAATTTGGCAATAATTATGTTCTTAAAAATATATCATTTATAATAAATGAAGGAGATTGCATTGGAATTTTAGGAAAAAGTGGATCTGGTAAAAGTGTATTAATATCAATGATTAAGGGTTTAAATAATTATGAACCTACATCAGGTAAAATAATATATAGAATAGCTTATTGTAAATTATGTGGTTTTGTTGAAAGACCAAGTAAAGCTGGAGAGAGATGCCCTAATTGTAAAAATAATTTAGAATTAATAGAAGTAGATTTTTGGAATGAAAAAACAATTGCACAACATATTAAAAAAAGAGTTGCTATTATGTTTCAAAGAACTTTTGCCCTTTATGGTAATTTAACAGTCTATGAAAATATAGTAGAAGCATTTGGTAGAAGATGGAAAGAAGAAAATGCTGAAATTACAAAAAAAGCTTTAAAACTTATAGAAAAAATGGGGCTTTCTCATAGATTAATTCATATAGCAAGAGATTTAAGTGGAGGAGAAAAACAGAGAGTCGTATTAGCTAGACAATTAGCCATAGATCCAATATTATTACTTGCAGATGAACCAACAGGAACACTTGATCCCTCAAGTACAAAAATGATATATGATGTACTTAATGAAATAAAAGAACAAAAAATAACAATGATAATTACCTCACATTTAACAGAAACTATAGAAGCATTAAGTAATAAAGCTATTCTATTGAATCATGGAAAAATTGAGGCTGTGGGAGAACCAAAAGAAATTATAAAAATTTTCCTATCAGAAGGTTTAGAAGAAATTAAGGAAGAGAAAACATTAGTAGAAGATGTTATATTAAAAGTAGAAAATGTTAAGAAATATTTCTTTTCCATAGATAGAGGAATTGTTAAAGCATTAGATGGAGTTTCTTTTGAAGTATTGAAGGGACAAATATTTGGAATTGTAGGAGTAAGTGGAGCAGGAAAAACTACACTTTCAAGAATAATAGCAGGACTAACTACACCTACTTCTGGAAAGGTATTAATAAAAATAGGTGATGAGTGGGTGGACATGAGTGAGCCAGGAATTATGGGGAGAGGAAGAGCTACTAATTATATAGGAATACTACATCAAGAATATTCTCTATATCCATATAGGACTATATTAGAAAATCTTACAGATGCTATTGGATTGGAATTACCAGATGAATTTGCCAAATTTAAAGCATTAATGACACTTAAAGCTGTAGGTTTTGAAGAGGACTATGCAGAAAGTTTATTAAATAAATATCCAGATGAACTAAGTGAAGGAGAGAGACATAGAATAGCACTTTCTCAAGTATTAATAAAAGAGCCTTTATTAGTAATATTAGACGAACCAACAGGAACCATAGATCAAGTAACTCAAAAGTATATTATAAAATCTATAAAAAATGCAAGAAAAGAACTTAAACAAACATTTATAATAATTTCACATGATGTAAATTTTGTAATTAAAACGTGTGATGAAGCTATTTTACTTAGAAATGGAAATATAATAGCAAAAGGACCTACTACTGAAGTTGTTAAACACTTATTACCTGAGGAAAAATTAAGTAATGCTTAA
- a CDS encoding AIR synthase related protein, with protein MESLDEIIRIAKEFKGFSRKVEIGEIIKIFGNIDYDDAGIISLNGRYIVVSTDGITEDLVIIDPWLAGYYSVLVNVNDVIVKGAWPIGYVNVIAGPREIRSKIAKGIKDGLEKYGLKLLKGHTHPDTSYSSVDAAVIGIANKVVRGDTARPSQKIFIAIDIDGFLIKKGWVKCFDSTIKKSSKKIKEMLSALISFINSNNVKCSKDISAPGILGSLAMLCEASNVGALIDLSKVPIPKDLSIIEWLTSYPAMGFIFGLSKEENINILEEVGFSVECIGEFTENKKLEVIFKGSRATFIDFSKESVIGLSIT; from the coding sequence TTGGAATCTTTAGATGAAATTATTCGTATAGCAAAGGAATTCAAAGGTTTTTCTAGGAAAGTAGAAATTGGTGAGATAATTAAAATTTTTGGAAATATAGATTATGATGATGCTGGTATAATAAGTTTAAATGGAAGATATATTGTAGTTTCAACTGATGGTATAACTGAAGATTTAGTTATTATAGATCCATGGTTAGCTGGCTATTATTCTGTTCTTGTTAATGTAAATGATGTTATTGTAAAAGGAGCATGGCCAATTGGATATGTAAATGTAATAGCAGGACCAAGAGAAATTAGAAGTAAAATTGCAAAAGGAATAAAGGATGGATTAGAAAAGTATGGACTTAAACTTCTTAAAGGACATACACATCCAGATACATCATATTCTTCTGTAGATGCTGCAGTAATTGGAATTGCAAATAAAGTTGTAAGAGGTGATACTGCTAGACCTTCTCAAAAAATTTTCATAGCAATAGACATTGATGGATTTTTAATTAAAAAAGGTTGGGTTAAATGCTTTGATAGTACTATAAAAAAATCTTCAAAAAAGATTAAGGAAATGTTATCAGCATTAATATCTTTCATTAATAGTAATAATGTGAAATGTTCAAAAGATATTAGTGCCCCAGGAATATTAGGAAGTCTCGCAATGTTATGTGAAGCAAGTAATGTGGGTGCATTAATTGATCTCAGTAAAGTACCAATTCCTAAGGACTTATCTATTATAGAATGGCTAACTTCATATCCAGCAATGGGCTTTATTTTTGGATTGTCTAAAGAGGAGAATATTAATATTTTAGAAGAAGTTGGTTTTTCTGTTGAGTGTATTGGTGAATTTACTGAGAATAAAAAGCTTGAAGTTATATTTAAAGGATCTAGAGCTACATTCATCGATTTTTCAAAAGAATCTGTTATTGGATTAAGCATTACTTAA
- a CDS encoding DUF2098 family protein, which translates to MIKIKEGTVVIYKRTGTIGKIVELKNIDGKVWARLDTTNLLYDIDFLEEAKEYEQEIEKINQKEEKKIEKIIEVKEIKDEGTMDSSAGVCGAG; encoded by the coding sequence GTGATTAAGATTAAAGAAGGAACTGTAGTAATTTATAAAAGAACTGGTACAATTGGAAAAATTGTAGAATTAAAAAATATAGATGGAAAAGTTTGGGCAAGACTTGATACTACTAATCTTTTATATGATATAGATTTCTTAGAAGAAGCTAAAGAATATGAGCAAGAAATAGAAAAAATCAATCAAAAAGAAGAAAAGAAAATAGAAAAAATCATTGAAGTAAAAGAAATTAAAGATGAAGGAACTATGGATTCTAGTGCCGGAGTGTGTGGTGCAGGTTAA
- a CDS encoding HAD family hydrolase, translating into MKFAIVFDKSGTILKPCRVAFDIKRKKLLYHISTLKLVKDVDGYLLNIEGDIKKIKSGKQKPFFKISCTFSKILPKIEEDIILKKEILEALEKVEEEASRHCNSEIGTCTALILNNYGEPIYAIGLGGRIYEDFKNIVDEIRSKSDIFIATGNCKNATLKFIKKLKINKHFVIYNASPKEKMEFVKMLKLFYAYVIMVGNDINDLMAMKEADISIFVNRENEDINYDVDYIIKSLNDLPKIISVKF; encoded by the coding sequence TTGAAATTTGCAATAGTATTTGATAAATCTGGAACTATTTTAAAACCATGTAGAGTGGCTTTTGACATAAAAAGAAAGAAGCTACTTTATCATATAAGTACATTAAAACTTGTAAAAGATGTTGATGGTTATTTACTAAATATAGAAGGAGATATTAAAAAAATAAAGAGTGGAAAACAAAAACCTTTTTTCAAAATAAGTTGTACATTTTCTAAGATTTTACCAAAAATTGAAGAAGATATAATACTTAAAAAAGAAATTTTAGAAGCTTTAGAAAAAGTTGAAGAAGAAGCAAGTAGACATTGTAATTCTGAAATAGGAACTTGCACTGCATTAATATTAAACAATTATGGAGAGCCAATATATGCCATAGGACTAGGTGGTAGAATATATGAAGATTTTAAAAATATAGTAGATGAAATAAGGTCTAAAAGTGATATATTTATAGCAACAGGAAATTGTAAAAATGCTACATTAAAATTCATAAAGAAGTTAAAAATAAATAAACATTTTGTAATATATAATGCCTCTCCAAAGGAGAAAATGGAATTTGTAAAAATGCTTAAATTATTTTATGCTTATGTTATTATGGTAGGAAATGATATTAATGATTTAATGGCAATGAAGGAGGCAGATATTTCTATTTTTGTAAATAGAGAAAATGAAGATATTAATTATGATGTAGATTATATTATAAAATCCCTAAATGATCTTCCAAAAATAATATCAGTTAAATTTTAA